Proteins encoded by one window of Rubrobacter indicoceani:
- a CDS encoding gluconokinase, with protein MKPGPDNRVVLTVDIGSSSLRAALYSVAGDPVSTGVKLECRFTYSPDGMAVLDPDELLGLFASAVDAVVLQAKDREIIAVAVSSFWHSLLGLDGRGRPATPVYTWADRRAAVAVRRLKSRFPARTLHDLTGCPPHSSYWPAKLLWLQSEYPETYTSTSRWVSPVDYIYLNLFGRLSSGTSMASATGIFDRNSGLWSDRVMSEIGLDGSMLSGVSDEPYRGLRGNWSNRWPELSGTPWYPASGDGACSNVGSGCLGRSRIALMVGTSGAMRVAWREARAEVPPGLWCYRVDGERFVSGGALSDGGSLIEWVNRNFRVKGSAERSLSEMEPDAHGLTFLPLLSGERGPGWSDLANGVIAGLSMTTGPLEVLRAAMESVALRFALISERISGVASEDARVIASGGGLINSPVWVGIMADALGRVVEVPEVDEASSRGAALLALDSLGCLSLEDPNVRPPIARTVEPDPKAHETYRAALERQTELYAAVVSPKPEQQGEK; from the coding sequence TTGAAGCCCGGCCCCGACAATCGCGTCGTCCTGACGGTGGACATAGGCTCCTCTTCTCTCAGGGCCGCGCTCTACAGCGTAGCGGGTGATCCTGTTTCCACCGGTGTGAAGCTGGAGTGCAGGTTCACCTACTCCCCGGACGGTATGGCCGTTCTGGACCCTGACGAGTTGCTCGGGCTTTTCGCGAGCGCCGTGGATGCCGTAGTCCTGCAGGCAAAGGACCGAGAGATAATCGCCGTCGCCGTCAGCTCTTTCTGGCATTCGCTGCTCGGCCTCGACGGACGCGGTCGCCCTGCCACCCCGGTCTATACCTGGGCCGACCGCCGGGCTGCCGTCGCGGTACGCCGCCTGAAAAGCAGGTTTCCGGCCCGGACCCTTCACGACCTCACCGGTTGCCCCCCGCACTCAAGCTACTGGCCGGCAAAACTGCTCTGGCTCCAGAGCGAATATCCCGAAACCTACACCTCTACTTCACGTTGGGTTTCACCGGTGGATTACATTTACCTCAACCTGTTTGGAAGGTTAAGTTCAGGAACCTCAATGGCTTCCGCGACGGGGATCTTCGACCGCAACTCGGGGCTCTGGAGCGATCGGGTCATGTCGGAGATCGGGTTGGACGGTTCTATGCTCTCCGGGGTTTCGGATGAGCCGTATCGGGGTTTGCGAGGGAACTGGTCGAACCGCTGGCCGGAGTTGTCCGGTACGCCCTGGTATCCGGCTAGCGGCGACGGTGCGTGTTCAAACGTGGGCAGCGGTTGTTTGGGGCGCAGCAGGATCGCCCTGATGGTCGGAACGAGCGGCGCGATGCGGGTTGCGTGGCGGGAAGCTCGGGCCGAGGTGCCTCCCGGTTTGTGGTGTTACCGGGTGGATGGCGAGCGGTTTGTATCGGGGGGGGCGCTCTCGGATGGCGGGAGCCTCATCGAGTGGGTGAATCGTAACTTCAGGGTTAAAGGAAGTGCGGAGCGGTCGCTTTCGGAGATGGAGCCGGACGCTCACGGGCTGACGTTTCTGCCGCTGCTCTCGGGGGAGCGTGGGCCGGGGTGGTCGGACCTTGCAAACGGGGTGATAGCCGGGCTTTCCATGACGACCGGGCCCCTGGAAGTCTTGAGGGCGGCGATGGAGTCGGTGGCCCTCCGGTTTGCCTTGATCTCGGAGCGAATCTCCGGGGTGGCTTCAGAGGACGCACGGGTGATTGCCAGCGGCGGGGGTTTGATCAACTCCCCGGTGTGGGTCGGGATCATGGCCGACGCGCTAGGCAGGGTCGTGGAGGTGCCGGAGGTTGATGAGGCTTCGAGCCGGGGCGCGGCTCTGCTCGCACTGGATTCGCTCGGGTGCCTGAGCCTCGAAGATCCGAATGTTCGGCCCCCGATCGCCAGAACGGTGGAGCCGGATCCGAAGGCGCACGAAACCTACAGAGCGGCCCTCGAGCGACAGACAGAGCTTTACGCCGCCGTCGTGAGCCCGAAGCCCGAACAACAGGGTGAAAAGTAA
- a CDS encoding citrate synthase — MTEDSRSSTNGTKTSSDTLTVTDNRTGETYEVEITDGTVKAMDFRQMKVNEDDFGLMTYDPGFTNTANCRSSITYIDGDAGILEHRGIPIEQLCEESSYLEVAYLLNHGHLPSEDELSTWTYEITHHTYIHEHMKRVLDGFQHDAHPMGIMQASVAALSTFYPESKNIDDEEQQHLAAVRLIAKMPTIAAFAYRHRLGLPYVYPDNDLSYAGNFLSMLFKMAEPKYEVDPRLEKALDVLFILHADHEQNCSTSSVRMTGSSRVDPFSAVAAGISGLYGPLHGGANVDVLKMLERIGTMDNIPDFLQRVKDREEKLIGFGHRVYKNYDPRARIIRKYIDDVFEATGKQSPLLDVAIELEKRALDDEYFTDRKLYPNVDFYSGLIYEAMRIPTDAFTVMFAIPRVSGWISQWTEMVRDPELKIARPRQIYTGAREADYTPMQNR, encoded by the coding sequence CAACCGGACGGGCGAGACCTACGAGGTCGAGATCACGGACGGAACCGTCAAGGCGATGGACTTCCGCCAGATGAAGGTCAACGAGGACGACTTCGGTCTTATGACCTACGACCCGGGCTTCACCAACACGGCGAACTGTCGGTCTTCGATCACTTACATAGACGGTGACGCCGGGATCCTCGAGCATCGCGGCATCCCCATAGAGCAGCTCTGCGAGGAGTCGTCGTATCTGGAGGTCGCGTACCTTCTGAACCACGGGCACCTGCCGAGCGAGGACGAACTCTCGACGTGGACGTACGAGATAACGCACCACACCTACATCCACGAGCACATGAAACGCGTGCTCGACGGCTTCCAGCACGACGCGCATCCGATGGGGATAATGCAGGCATCGGTGGCCGCGCTCTCGACCTTCTATCCCGAGTCCAAAAACATAGACGATGAGGAACAGCAGCACCTCGCTGCCGTCCGGCTTATCGCCAAGATGCCGACTATCGCCGCGTTTGCGTACCGGCACCGCCTCGGCCTGCCCTACGTCTACCCGGACAACGATCTGTCGTATGCCGGGAACTTTCTTTCCATGCTCTTCAAGATGGCCGAGCCGAAGTACGAAGTCGATCCGCGCCTCGAAAAGGCACTCGACGTGCTGTTCATCCTCCACGCCGACCACGAGCAGAACTGCTCCACCTCCTCCGTGAGGATGACGGGTTCTTCGCGTGTCGATCCGTTCAGCGCGGTTGCGGCGGGGATATCCGGACTTTACGGGCCGCTTCACGGCGGGGCGAACGTGGACGTGCTGAAGATGCTGGAGCGCATCGGTACGATGGACAACATCCCGGACTTCCTGCAGCGGGTCAAGGACCGCGAGGAGAAGCTTATCGGCTTCGGGCATCGCGTCTACAAAAACTACGACCCGCGCGCCCGCATCATCCGCAAGTACATAGACGACGTGTTCGAGGCGACGGGCAAGCAGTCGCCGCTTCTGGACGTCGCCATAGAACTCGAGAAGCGCGCGCTCGACGACGAATACTTCACGGACCGCAAGCTCTACCCGAACGTGGACTTCTACTCGGGCCTCATCTATGAGGCGATGCGGATCCCGACGGACGCCTTTACCGTGATGTTCGCCATACCGAGGGTTTCGGGCTGGATCTCCCAGTGGACCGAGATGGTGCGCGACCCGGAGTTGAAGATCGCCCGTCCGCGCCAGATCTACACCGGAGCCCGCGAGGCCGACTACACCCCGATGCAGAACCGCTAG